One genomic window of Microbacterium testaceum StLB037 includes the following:
- a CDS encoding ABC transporter permease, which produces MSTAQRNQTAHRAPSDLQSIWLVAEREIGSKLRSKAFVISTVILVLAALASVVWGGFAANNLSGSGTPVAVTAQTQQAVSGLDGLEVTVADSDDAAKALVEDGTVDAALVSGSSDAAFDYTVVVKDNVPSTLLQMLSETPPVQELEPGAGAASALRYFIALAFGLVFLIAASTFGGTIAQSVVEEKQTRVVEILISAIPVRALLAGKVLGNTVLAMAQIVLLAAVAVIGLAVTDQAGVLSALGAPIAWFAIFFLFGFVLLASLFAAAAAMVSRQEDIGATTTPITMLIMAPYFLVIFFNDNPVVLTIMSYVPFSAPVGMPLRMYLGDAQWWEPVLSLLVLIASCVVAIGIGSRIYRNSLLRMGARVKLAEALKG; this is translated from the coding sequence GTGAGCACCGCACAGCGGAACCAGACAGCGCACCGCGCCCCCAGCGATCTGCAGAGCATCTGGCTCGTCGCCGAGCGCGAGATCGGCTCGAAGCTGCGCAGCAAGGCGTTCGTCATCTCGACGGTGATCCTCGTCCTGGCGGCCCTCGCCTCGGTCGTCTGGGGCGGTTTCGCCGCGAACAACCTCTCGGGAAGCGGAACCCCCGTCGCCGTGACCGCGCAGACGCAGCAGGCCGTGTCCGGTCTCGACGGTCTCGAGGTCACCGTCGCCGACAGCGACGACGCCGCCAAGGCCCTCGTCGAGGACGGGACGGTGGATGCCGCCCTGGTCTCGGGATCCTCGGATGCCGCCTTCGACTACACCGTCGTGGTGAAAGACAACGTTCCCTCGACGCTTCTGCAGATGCTCAGCGAGACCCCGCCCGTGCAGGAGCTCGAGCCGGGAGCTGGCGCGGCGAGCGCGCTGCGCTACTTCATCGCCCTCGCCTTCGGGCTCGTGTTCCTCATCGCCGCGTCGACGTTCGGCGGCACCATCGCGCAGAGCGTGGTGGAGGAGAAGCAGACGCGCGTGGTCGAGATCCTCATCTCGGCGATCCCGGTGCGCGCGCTCCTGGCCGGCAAGGTGCTCGGCAACACGGTGCTCGCGATGGCGCAGATCGTGCTGCTCGCCGCGGTCGCGGTGATCGGGCTGGCCGTGACGGATCAGGCCGGGGTGCTGAGCGCCCTCGGCGCCCCGATCGCCTGGTTCGCGATCTTCTTCCTGTTCGGCTTCGTGCTGCTCGCGTCGCTGTTCGCCGCCGCGGCGGCGATGGTCTCGCGCCAGGAGGACATCGGCGCCACGACCACCCCGATCACGATGCTGATCATGGCGCCGTACTTCCTCGTGATCTTCTTCAACGACAACCCCGTCGTGCTGACGATCATGTCGTACGTGCCGTTCTCGGCGCCGGTGGGGATGCCGCTGCGCATGTACCTCGGCGACGCCCAGTGGTGGGAGCCGGTGCTGTCGCTCCTGGTCCTGATCGCCTCGTGCGTCGTCGCGATCGGCATCGGCTCGCGCATCTACCGGAACTCGCTGCTGCGGATGGGGGCGCGCGTGAAGCTCGCGGAGGCGCTGAAGGGCTGA
- a CDS encoding ABC transporter ATP-binding protein codes for MLDLNGITKSYGGRRVLDDVSFTVAPGRLTGFVGGNGAGKTTTMRIALGVLAKDAGSVELNGSPVTTGDRRRFGYMPEERGLYPKMKVAEHIAYLARLHGFGKAEATAKATALLERLGLGERLGDLVETLSLGNQQRAQIAASLVHEPDVLILDEPFSGLDPLAVDVVAGVLQEKAASGAAVLFSSHQLDVVERLCDDLVIIAGGTIRAAGTRDALRAEHATHRYELVSRGDAGWLRDEPGVTVLDFDGGYALFDADDDASAQRVLRGAVSRGDVVSFAPQRPTLAEIFKEVIQ; via the coding sequence GTGCTCGATCTGAACGGCATCACCAAGAGCTACGGCGGCCGCCGCGTGCTCGACGACGTGAGCTTCACCGTCGCCCCCGGCCGGCTGACGGGCTTCGTCGGCGGCAACGGCGCCGGCAAGACCACCACCATGCGCATCGCCCTGGGCGTGCTCGCGAAGGACGCCGGATCGGTCGAGCTCAACGGCTCTCCCGTGACCACGGGCGACCGCCGCCGCTTCGGCTACATGCCCGAGGAGCGCGGGCTGTACCCGAAGATGAAGGTCGCCGAGCACATCGCCTACCTCGCGCGGCTGCACGGCTTCGGCAAGGCCGAGGCCACCGCGAAGGCGACCGCGCTGCTCGAGCGCCTCGGACTCGGCGAGCGCCTCGGCGACCTCGTCGAGACGCTCTCGCTCGGCAATCAGCAGCGCGCGCAGATCGCGGCATCCCTCGTCCACGAACCCGACGTGCTCATCCTCGACGAGCCGTTCTCGGGCCTCGACCCGCTTGCGGTCGACGTCGTCGCCGGAGTGCTGCAGGAGAAGGCGGCCTCGGGCGCCGCCGTGCTGTTCTCGTCGCATCAGCTCGACGTCGTCGAGCGCCTGTGCGATGACCTCGTCATCATCGCGGGCGGGACGATCCGCGCGGCCGGGACCCGCGACGCGCTGCGGGCCGAGCACGCCACCCACCGCTACGAGCTGGTCTCGCGCGGCGATGCCGGGTGGCTCCGCGACGAGCCGGGCGTGACCGTGCTCGACTTCGACGGCGGCTACGCCCTGTTCGACGCCGACGACGACGCCTCGGCGCAGCGCGTGCTGCGGGGCGCCGTCTCTCGCGGCGACGTCGTCAGCTTCGCCCCCCAGAGACCGACCCTCGCCGAGATCTTCAAGGAGGTCATCCAGTGA
- a CDS encoding response regulator, which translates to MSELRVLLVDDHAMMRAGFRTILSLEDDITVVGEAATGREAISAAAELRPDVICMDVQMPDMDGLEATRLLTADPDSDAAILIVTTFDRDDYLFAALSAGASGFLLKNAGPEELVSAVRIVGAGDALLAPEVTRRVIARFASGGAPEPAASVRPPLSLAEPLTERESEVLKLVAEALSNAEIAARLFIGEATVKTHVSNVLQKLGARDRVQAVVLAHRHGLA; encoded by the coding sequence ATGTCTGAGCTGCGTGTCCTGCTGGTCGACGATCACGCGATGATGCGCGCGGGCTTCCGCACGATCCTCTCGCTCGAAGACGACATCACGGTGGTCGGAGAGGCCGCCACGGGCCGCGAAGCGATCTCCGCCGCGGCGGAGCTCCGCCCGGATGTGATCTGCATGGACGTGCAGATGCCCGACATGGACGGGTTGGAGGCGACGCGGCTGCTGACGGCGGACCCCGACTCGGATGCCGCGATCCTCATCGTCACGACGTTCGACCGCGACGACTACCTCTTCGCCGCCCTGTCCGCCGGGGCGAGCGGGTTCCTCCTGAAGAACGCGGGACCGGAGGAACTCGTCTCCGCGGTGCGCATCGTCGGGGCAGGAGACGCCCTGCTCGCGCCGGAGGTCACCCGCCGCGTCATCGCGCGCTTCGCGTCGGGAGGAGCGCCCGAGCCCGCGGCATCCGTTCGTCCCCCTCTGTCGCTCGCGGAGCCGCTCACCGAGCGGGAGTCGGAGGTGCTGAAGCTCGTCGCCGAGGCGCTGAGCAACGCCGAGATCGCCGCGCGGCTGTTCATCGGCGAGGCGACCGTGAAGACGCACGTGTCGAACGTGCTGCAGAAGCTCGGCGCGCGCGACCGCGTGCAGGCCGTGGTGCTCGCGCACCGGCACGGACTGGCCTGA